One genomic region from Streptomyces sp. NBC_00582 encodes:
- a CDS encoding HAD family hydrolase, whose product MARLHLFDLDGTLLHGTSAPREISRQLGLEAEAVALDLAASAGRIQPPQYAHQVHALWGSLTEEHVVAAFEGAPWLARIREVWAEIGSRGEYCAVVSLSPSFFVEKLTGWGAHAAYGSRFPALPFSEPVDPAGVLNAAAKVMIADRLCEQFGVKRDDCVAYGDSLSDKDLFGAVPVSVAVNADHHLASLATHSYTGKDLWDAYELVRHSR is encoded by the coding sequence ATGGCGAGACTGCATCTCTTCGACCTCGACGGCACCCTGCTGCACGGAACATCCGCGCCACGGGAGATCTCACGCCAACTCGGCCTGGAGGCCGAGGCGGTGGCGCTGGACCTGGCGGCGTCCGCGGGGCGGATCCAGCCGCCGCAGTACGCGCATCAGGTGCACGCCCTGTGGGGGAGCCTCACCGAGGAGCATGTGGTGGCGGCGTTCGAGGGGGCTCCGTGGCTGGCCCGTATCCGTGAGGTGTGGGCGGAGATCGGCAGCCGGGGGGAGTACTGCGCCGTCGTGTCGCTCTCGCCCTCCTTCTTTGTGGAAAAACTCACGGGCTGGGGCGCTCACGCGGCCTATGGATCCCGTTTTCCCGCCCTTCCTTTCAGCGAGCCGGTCGATCCGGCGGGAGTGCTCAACGCCGCGGCGAAGGTGATGATCGCCGATCGGCTGTGCGAGCAGTTCGGGGTGAAGCGGGACGACTGTGTCGCGTATGGCGACTCGCTCTCCGACAAAGACCTGTTCGGAGCCGTTCCCGTCTCCGTGGCGGTCAACGCGGACCATCATCTGGCGAGCCTCGCGACCCATTCCTACACGGGGAAGGATCTGTGGGACGCCTATGAATTGGTGCGTCACTCCCGGTAG
- the dnaB gene encoding replicative DNA helicase encodes MSISEPLDDPWADSGPSDLLPPARRRGDGGRSRDEQHERGRDTGEWEGGSTFERVPPQDLDAEQSVLGGMLLSKDAIADVVEILKGHDFYKPAHETIYQAILDVYAKGEPADPITIAAELTKRGEINKVGGASYLHTLVQTVPTAANAEYYAEIVHERAVLRRLVEAGTRITQMGYAGDDDVDEIVNRAQAEIYAVTEQRTSEDYLPLGDIMEGALDEIEAIGSRSGEMTGVPTGFTDLDSLTNGLHPGQMIVIAARPAMGKSTLALDFARAASIKNNLPSVIFSLEMGRNEIAMRLLSAEARVALHHMRSGTMTDEDWTRLARRMPEVSSAPLFIDDSPNLSMMEIRAKCRRLKQRNDIRLVIIDYLQLMQSGGKRSESRQQEVSDMSRNLKLLAKELEVPVIALSQLNRGPEQRTDKKPMVSDLRESGSIEQDADMVILLHREDAYEKESPRAGEADIIVGKHRNGPTATITVAFQGHYSRFVDMAQT; translated from the coding sequence GTGAGCATTTCCGAGCCCTTGGACGACCCGTGGGCCGACAGCGGACCCAGTGATCTTCTGCCCCCCGCCCGCCGCCGCGGAGACGGTGGCCGCAGCCGCGACGAACAGCACGAACGGGGCCGGGACACCGGTGAGTGGGAGGGCGGCTCCACCTTCGAGCGGGTCCCGCCGCAGGACCTCGACGCGGAGCAGTCCGTCCTCGGCGGCATGCTCCTGTCCAAGGACGCCATCGCCGACGTCGTCGAGATCCTCAAGGGCCACGACTTCTACAAGCCCGCGCACGAGACGATCTACCAGGCGATCCTCGATGTCTATGCCAAGGGCGAACCGGCCGACCCCATCACGATCGCCGCCGAGCTGACCAAGCGCGGCGAGATCAACAAGGTGGGCGGCGCCTCCTATCTGCACACGCTGGTCCAGACGGTGCCCACGGCGGCCAACGCCGAGTACTACGCCGAGATCGTGCACGAGCGGGCCGTCCTGCGCCGCCTGGTCGAGGCGGGCACCCGCATCACCCAGATGGGATACGCGGGCGACGACGACGTCGACGAGATCGTCAACCGCGCCCAGGCCGAGATCTACGCGGTCACCGAGCAGCGCACCAGCGAGGACTACCTCCCGCTCGGCGACATCATGGAGGGTGCCCTCGACGAGATCGAGGCGATCGGCTCCCGCAGCGGCGAGATGACCGGTGTGCCCACCGGCTTCACGGACCTCGACTCGCTCACCAACGGTCTGCACCCGGGCCAGATGATCGTCATCGCCGCCCGTCCCGCCATGGGCAAGTCGACGCTCGCGCTGGACTTCGCGCGGGCCGCGTCGATCAAGAACAACCTGCCCAGCGTCATCTTCTCCCTGGAAATGGGCCGCAACGAGATCGCGATGCGTCTGCTGTCCGCCGAGGCCCGGGTCGCCCTGCACCACATGCGCTCCGGCACCATGACGGACGAGGACTGGACGCGGCTGGCCCGCCGTATGCCCGAGGTGTCGTCCGCGCCGCTCTTCATCGACGACTCCCCGAACCTGTCGATGATGGAGATCCGCGCGAAGTGCCGCCGGCTCAAGCAGCGCAACGACATCAGACTCGTCATCATCGACTACCTCCAGCTCATGCAGTCCGGCGGCAAGCGTTCCGAGAGCCGCCAGCAGGAGGTCTCCGACATGTCCCGAAACCTCAAGCTCCTGGCGAAGGAGCTCGAGGTCCCGGTGATCGCGCTCTCTCAGCTCAACCGTGGCCCCGAGCAGCGGACGGACAAGAAGCCGATGGTCTCCGACCTTCGTGAGTCCGGGTCCATCGAGCAGGACGCCGACATGGTGATCCTTCTGCACCGCGAGGACGCCTACGAGAAGGAGTCGCCGCGCGCGGGCGAGGCCGACATCATCGTGGGCAAGCACCGTAACGGCCCGACGGCCACCATCACCGTCGCCTTCCAGGGCCACTACTCCCGCTTCGTGGACATGGCCCAGACCTGA
- a CDS encoding MFS transporter has protein sequence MPLALLALAIGAFGIGTTEFVMMGLLPEVADDFGVSVPTAGFLVTGYALGVMVGAPLMTVLGTKVSRKRMLMLLMVLFIAGNLLSAVAPVFAVMLIGRVVASLAHGAFFGIGSVVAADLVAPDRKAGAIAMMFTGLTVANVVGVPLGTLVGQTVGWRVTFGVVAVLGVIGLAGIARLVPEMPRAQGVRLRHELAAFRNAQVLLAMAMTVLGFGGVFAALTYIAPMTTHVTGFADGSVTWLLVLFGLGMVGGNLVGGRYADRALMPMLYVSLGALAVVLALFTVTAHHKVLAALTIALIGALGFATVPPLQKRVLDQAHGAPTLASAVNIGAFNLGNALSAWLGGLVIAAGLGYTAPNWVGAALAAAALALALVSSALERRGHGTFGTVVTGDAPAAQPAGAQRPAVHH, from the coding sequence ATGCCTCTCGCGCTTCTGGCCCTCGCGATCGGGGCCTTCGGCATCGGAACCACCGAGTTCGTGATGATGGGCCTGCTGCCCGAGGTCGCGGACGACTTCGGGGTCTCGGTCCCCACGGCCGGCTTCCTCGTGACCGGCTACGCGCTCGGCGTCATGGTCGGCGCCCCCCTGATGACCGTCCTCGGCACCAAGGTCTCCCGCAAGCGGATGCTGATGCTGCTGATGGTCCTGTTCATCGCCGGCAACCTGCTCTCCGCCGTCGCCCCGGTCTTCGCCGTGATGCTGATCGGCCGGGTCGTCGCCTCGCTCGCCCACGGCGCCTTCTTCGGCATCGGGTCGGTCGTCGCGGCCGATCTGGTCGCCCCGGACAGGAAGGCCGGAGCCATCGCCATGATGTTCACCGGTCTGACCGTCGCCAACGTGGTCGGCGTCCCGCTGGGCACACTCGTCGGGCAGACCGTCGGCTGGAGGGTCACGTTCGGCGTCGTCGCCGTCCTCGGCGTGATCGGTCTGGCCGGCATCGCCCGGCTGGTCCCCGAGATGCCGCGCGCCCAGGGGGTGCGGCTGCGCCACGAGCTCGCCGCCTTCCGGAACGCCCAGGTGCTGCTCGCCATGGCGATGACCGTCCTCGGCTTCGGCGGGGTCTTCGCGGCCCTCACCTACATCGCGCCGATGACGACCCACGTGACCGGCTTCGCCGACGGCTCCGTCACCTGGCTGCTGGTCCTCTTCGGGCTCGGCATGGTCGGCGGCAACCTCGTCGGCGGCCGGTACGCCGACCGCGCACTGATGCCGATGCTCTACGTCTCTCTCGGCGCCCTGGCGGTCGTCCTGGCCCTGTTCACGGTCACCGCCCACCACAAGGTCCTCGCGGCCCTCACGATCGCCCTGATCGGTGCCCTGGGCTTCGCCACCGTGCCGCCGCTGCAGAAGCGCGTCCTCGACCAGGCGCACGGCGCCCCGACGCTGGCCTCGGCCGTGAACATCGGCGCCTTCAACCTCGGCAACGCGCTGTCCGCCTGGCTCGGCGGCCTCGTCATCGCCGCCGGACTCGGCTACACCGCCCCGAACTGGGTCGGTGCCGCCCTCGCCGCGGCCGCCCTGGCCCTCGCCCTCGTCTCGTCCGCGCTGGAACGCCGCGGCCACGGCACTTTCGGCACGGTCGTCACCGGTGACGCACCCGCCGCACAGCCGGCCGGCGCGCAGCGGCCCGCCGTCCACCACTGA
- a CDS encoding GNAT family N-acetyltransferase — protein MPTPSLAALPIRRLTHRDLTACADLSEDRGWPREERKWGLLLSAGQGYGIDDPAGGLVAACVVTEYGSADRPSLAAIGMVLVADRHARQGVGRRLMRHVVATMGPTPLTLHATPNGRPLYEELGFKTTARAEMVRGRLTPDRSPSDAVTRAATAEDLPAILRLDEEVFGADRTHMITRLPAFADRLRVAEDGGRIIGYAAAWPNMDTHVVGPLIARDTETAKALLASLAAHTDRPLRTDIDVRHEELLAWVKSRGLESVAFNAVMNHGIAELPGDWRRRFAPLTVAAG, from the coding sequence GTGCCGACTCCTTCCCTCGCCGCTCTGCCCATTCGCCGCCTGACGCACCGCGATCTCACCGCCTGCGCCGACTTGTCCGAGGACCGGGGGTGGCCACGCGAGGAGCGCAAGTGGGGCCTCCTCCTCTCCGCCGGTCAGGGCTACGGCATCGACGACCCCGCCGGAGGGCTGGTCGCCGCCTGCGTCGTCACGGAGTACGGCTCGGCCGACCGTCCCTCGCTCGCGGCCATCGGGATGGTGCTGGTCGCCGATCGGCACGCCCGGCAGGGTGTCGGCCGCCGACTCATGCGACATGTCGTCGCCACCATGGGTCCGACCCCGCTGACCCTGCACGCCACCCCGAACGGGCGTCCGCTGTACGAGGAGCTCGGCTTCAAGACCACGGCCCGGGCTGAGATGGTGCGGGGGCGCTTGACCCCGGACCGCTCGCCGTCGGACGCCGTCACCCGCGCGGCCACGGCCGAGGACCTGCCCGCGATCCTGCGGCTCGACGAGGAGGTGTTCGGCGCCGATCGCACGCACATGATCACGCGGCTGCCCGCCTTCGCCGACCGGCTGCGGGTCGCCGAGGACGGCGGCCGGATCATCGGGTACGCGGCCGCCTGGCCGAACATGGACACCCACGTGGTGGGGCCACTGATCGCCCGTGACACGGAGACCGCGAAAGCCCTGCTGGCCTCCCTCGCGGCCCATACCGACCGGCCTCTGCGGACGGACATCGACGTACGGCACGAGGAACTGCTGGCGTGGGTGAAGTCCCGGGGCCTGGAGTCCGTCGCCTTCAACGCCGTGATGAACCACGGCATCGCCGAGTTGCCCGGTGACTGGCGCCGACGGTTCGCGCCGCTGACGGTGGCCGCCGGCTGA
- a CDS encoding globin domain-containing protein, with product MDAPTTKSADNGTSGGGDGWFTPRKQPEPAAGGEQGTSDGRRLAALRPVGRGTPLADADPRRAFGGAPQGVSPDTGQGGETDAGHRPETGPQSPYGPSDALAAPLGPSPTTAGADALGPPPAPQEPQPPAEPRVPVQAPQPVTAREGTPAEASPQPAPSPSGLVEAPEAPAARPSAPTAAALPSLLTDPVVPAQRPVPSPDREASPDAVLIRRTMAEVGPVADKVTSYFYALLFVRHPGLRPLFPPAMDAQRDRLLKALLTAAEHIDNTPVLVEYLQNLGRGHRKYGTRAEHYPAVGECLIGALNKYADAVWDAETEAAWVRAYTTISQVMIDAAAADELRAPPWWQAEIVSHDLRTPDVAVLTLRPDQPYPFRAGQYASLETPWWPRIWRHYSFASAPRSDGLLAFHVKAVPAGWVSNALVHRARPGDVVRLGPPAGSMTVDHTRDSGLLCLGGGTGIAPIKALVEDVAEHGARRPVEVFYGARTDHDLYDIDTMLRLQQTHSWLEVHPVVDRNGLLQLPDAIRTFGPWTEYDAYVSGPPGMIRSGVDALRGVGFPAERIRHDSVEELVAAGS from the coding sequence ATGGACGCTCCGACCACCAAGTCGGCCGACAACGGCACGTCCGGCGGCGGGGACGGATGGTTCACGCCGCGCAAACAGCCCGAGCCGGCTGCGGGGGGCGAGCAGGGCACGTCGGACGGCCGCCGCCTGGCCGCACTGCGCCCGGTCGGCCGCGGCACGCCCCTGGCCGACGCGGACCCCCGCCGGGCTTTCGGGGGTGCGCCCCAGGGCGTCTCCCCGGACACCGGCCAGGGTGGAGAGACGGACGCGGGGCACCGGCCGGAAACGGGGCCACAGAGCCCCTACGGCCCGTCAGACGCCCTCGCCGCGCCGCTGGGTCCCTCACCGACGACCGCGGGCGCCGACGCCCTCGGACCGCCTCCCGCGCCGCAGGAACCCCAGCCGCCCGCCGAGCCTCGCGTACCCGTCCAGGCGCCCCAGCCCGTCACGGCGCGCGAGGGCACCCCGGCCGAGGCGTCCCCACAGCCCGCCCCCTCCCCGTCCGGGCTGGTGGAAGCCCCCGAGGCCCCGGCGGCGCGGCCCTCCGCCCCCACCGCGGCGGCGCTGCCCTCCCTGCTCACCGATCCTGTGGTCCCGGCCCAGCGGCCCGTCCCCAGCCCCGACCGGGAGGCCTCCCCGGACGCCGTCCTGATCCGCCGGACCATGGCCGAGGTGGGCCCGGTGGCCGACAAGGTCACCTCGTACTTCTACGCCCTGCTGTTCGTCCGCCACCCCGGCCTGCGCCCGCTCTTCCCGCCCGCGATGGACGCCCAGCGCGACCGGCTGCTCAAGGCCCTGCTGACCGCGGCCGAGCACATCGACAACACACCCGTCCTCGTCGAGTACCTGCAGAACCTCGGCCGCGGCCACCGCAAGTACGGCACCCGCGCCGAGCACTACCCGGCCGTCGGCGAGTGCCTCATCGGCGCGCTGAACAAGTACGCCGACGCCGTCTGGGACGCCGAGACCGAAGCCGCCTGGGTCCGGGCGTACACCACCATCTCGCAGGTCATGATCGACGCGGCGGCCGCGGACGAGCTGCGCGCTCCGCCCTGGTGGCAGGCGGAGATCGTCTCCCACGACCTCAGAACTCCGGACGTCGCCGTCCTCACCCTCCGCCCCGACCAGCCCTACCCCTTCCGCGCCGGGCAGTACGCGAGCCTCGAGACACCGTGGTGGCCGCGGATCTGGCGGCATTATTCGTTCGCCTCGGCGCCCCGGTCCGACGGGCTTCTGGCCTTCCATGTGAAGGCCGTTCCGGCCGGCTGGGTCTCCAACGCCCTGGTGCACCGCGCCCGGCCCGGCGACGTCGTACGGCTCGGTCCCCCGGCCGGTTCGATGACCGTCGACCACACCCGCGACAGCGGTCTGCTCTGCCTGGGCGGCGGCACCGGCATAGCCCCCATCAAGGCGCTCGTCGAGGATGTCGCCGAACACGGCGCCCGCCGCCCCGTCGAGGTGTTCTACGGCGCCCGCACCGACCACGACCTGTACGACATCGACACGATGCTCAGGCTCCAGCAGACGCACTCCTGGCTGGAGGTCCATCCGGTGGTCGACCGGAACGGTCTGCTCCAGCTGCCCGATGCCATACGGACTTTCGGGCCCTGGACCGAGTACGACGCCTATGTGTCCGGCCCGCCCGGCATGATCCGCAGCGGAGTGGACGCCCTGCGCGGGGTCGGCTTCCCCGCGGAGCGCATACGGCACGACTCGGTCGAGGAACTTGTCGCCGCCGGCAGCTGA
- the rplI gene encoding 50S ribosomal protein L9: MKIILTHEVSGLGAAGEVVDVKDGYARNYLIPRKFAIRWTKGGEKDVEQIRRARKIHEIQTIEQANQVKAQLEGVKVRLAVRSGDAGRLFGSVTPADVASAIKAAGGPDVDKRRIELGTPIKTLGAHETSVRLHPEVAAKVNIEVVAA; encoded by the coding sequence ATGAAGATCATCCTCACCCACGAGGTCTCCGGCCTCGGTGCCGCCGGCGAGGTCGTCGACGTCAAGGACGGGTACGCCCGTAACTACCTGATCCCGCGGAAGTTCGCGATCCGCTGGACCAAGGGTGGCGAGAAGGACGTCGAGCAGATCCGTCGTGCTCGCAAGATCCACGAGATCCAGACCATCGAGCAGGCCAACCAGGTGAAGGCCCAGCTCGAGGGCGTCAAGGTCCGCCTGGCCGTCCGCTCGGGCGACGCCGGCCGTCTCTTCGGTTCCGTCACCCCGGCCGACGTCGCTTCCGCGATCAAGGCTGCCGGTGGCCCCGACGTCGACAAGCGCCGCATCGAGCTCGGCACGCCGATCAAGACCCTGGGCGCCCACGAGACGTCCGTGCGTCTGCACCCCGAGGTTGCCGCCAAGGTCAACATCGAGGTCGTCGCGGCCTGA
- a CDS encoding GNAT family N-acetyltransferase, producing the protein MGDLDIRPAVTEDIPAIVGMLADDPLGARRESPDDLAPYRSALERLRADPNQRLVVAVREGRVVGTLQLTIIPGLSRRGATRSVIEGVRVHADERGSGLGTRFIEWAIEESRREDCQLVQLTSDVTRTEAHRFYERLGFVASHVGFKLQL; encoded by the coding sequence ATGGGAGATCTCGACATCCGACCCGCCGTCACCGAGGACATCCCCGCGATCGTCGGCATGCTCGCGGACGATCCGCTGGGCGCGCGGCGCGAGTCGCCGGACGACCTCGCGCCGTACCGCAGCGCACTGGAGCGGCTCCGCGCCGATCCGAACCAGCGTCTCGTCGTCGCCGTACGCGAGGGGCGCGTCGTCGGCACCCTCCAGCTGACGATCATTCCCGGGCTGTCCCGTCGGGGTGCGACCAGGTCGGTCATCGAGGGCGTGCGGGTGCACGCCGACGAGCGGGGCAGCGGACTGGGCACGCGGTTCATCGAGTGGGCGATCGAGGAATCCCGCCGCGAGGACTGCCAGTTGGTGCAGCTCACCTCCGACGTCACCCGCACGGAAGCGCACCGCTTCTACGAACGGCTGGGGTTCGTGGCCTCGCACGTGGGCTTCAAGTTGCAGCTCTGA
- a CDS encoding MarR family winged helix-turn-helix transcriptional regulator: MTATDPALTALAQGWCALSLLHGRIEAHIERALQTGHDLSVREYSLLDVLSRQHDGEGGHLQMKQVADVVVLSQSATTRLVTRLEDRGLLERYLCPTDRRGIYTNVTEAGLALLAEARPTNDAALREALDEAAENPELAPLVRVVESLKAPAAA; the protein is encoded by the coding sequence ATGACCGCGACGGACCCCGCGCTCACCGCCCTGGCCCAGGGCTGGTGTGCCCTCTCCCTGCTGCACGGGAGGATCGAGGCCCACATCGAGCGCGCCCTGCAGACCGGGCACGACCTGAGCGTGCGCGAGTACTCCCTGCTCGACGTGCTCAGCCGACAGCACGACGGCGAGGGCGGCCATCTGCAGATGAAGCAGGTCGCCGACGTGGTCGTCCTCAGCCAGAGCGCCACCACCCGGCTCGTCACCCGCCTCGAGGACCGCGGCCTTCTGGAGCGCTACCTCTGCCCAACCGACCGCCGGGGCATCTACACCAACGTCACCGAAGCGGGCCTCGCACTGCTCGCCGAGGCCCGGCCGACCAATGACGCCGCCCTGCGCGAGGCCCTCGACGAAGCCGCCGAGAACCCTGAACTGGCGCCGCTGGTGAGGGTCGTGGAGTCCCTGAAGGCACCGGCCGCCGCTTAA
- the rpsR gene encoding 30S ribosomal protein S18 codes for MAKPPVRKPKKKVCAFCKDKVTYVDYKDTNMLRKFISDRGKIRARRVTGNCTQHQRDVATAVKNSREMALLPYTSTAR; via the coding sequence ATGGCGAAGCCGCCTGTGCGCAAGCCGAAGAAGAAGGTCTGCGCTTTCTGCAAGGACAAGGTCACGTACGTGGACTACAAGGACACGAACATGCTGCGGAAGTTCATTTCCGACCGCGGCAAGATCCGTGCCCGCCGCGTGACCGGCAACTGCACGCAGCACCAGCGTGACGTCGCCACGGCCGTCAAGAACAGCCGTGAGATGGCGCTGCTGCCCTACACGTCCACCGCGCGCTAA
- the rpsF gene encoding 30S ribosomal protein S6 yields MRHYEVMVILDPDLEERAVAPLIENFLSVVREGNGKVEKVDTWGRRRLSYEIKKKPEGIYSVIDLQAEPAVVKELDRQLNLNESVLRTKVLRPETH; encoded by the coding sequence ATGCGTCACTACGAGGTGATGGTCATCCTCGACCCCGATCTGGAGGAGCGCGCTGTCGCCCCCCTGATCGAGAACTTCCTCTCCGTCGTCCGTGAGGGCAACGGCAAGGTCGAGAAGGTCGACACCTGGGGCCGTCGTCGTCTCTCGTACGAGATCAAGAAGAAGCCCGAGGGCATCTACTCGGTCATCGACCTGCAGGCCGAGCCTGCGGTCGTCAAGGAGCTCGACCGCCAGCTCAACCTGAACGAGTCGGTCCTCCGGACCAAGGTCCTCCGCCCCGAGACCCACTGA
- a CDS encoding DUF7586 domain-containing protein, protein MLDLAGPWYWGTSPSVLRVTADGLIALGPLAGGGRRSRFRANGDGTWTGLEGYFAGEVLRAVRRPDGTVDHLDLGTFVFTRQPYEEGAAVPGGVDPEGWRGIG, encoded by the coding sequence GTGCTGGACCTGGCCGGCCCGTGGTACTGGGGGACCAGCCCCAGCGTCCTGCGGGTCACGGCCGACGGGCTGATCGCCCTGGGACCGCTGGCCGGTGGCGGCCGCCGTTCGCGGTTCCGGGCGAACGGAGACGGCACCTGGACGGGCCTCGAGGGCTATTTCGCCGGAGAGGTCCTGCGGGCCGTACGGCGGCCGGACGGGACCGTGGACCACCTGGACCTCGGGACGTTCGTGTTCACGCGCCAGCCGTACGAGGAAGGCGCCGCTGTGCCCGGCGGGGTGGACCCGGAGGGGTGGCGGGGGATCGGCTGA
- a CDS encoding single-stranded DNA-binding protein, translating into MAGETVITVVGNLVDDPELRFTPSGAAVAKFRVASTPRTFDRQTNEWKDGESLFLTCSVWRQAAENVAESLQRGMRVVVQGRLKQRSYEDREGVKRTVFELDVEEVGPSLRNATAKVTKTSGGGGGGRGGQGGYGGGGGQGGGGWGGGPGGGQQGGGAPADDPWATGAPAGGSQGGGGGWGGNSGGSGGGYSDEPPF; encoded by the coding sequence ATGGCAGGCGAGACCGTCATCACGGTCGTCGGCAACCTTGTCGATGACCCCGAGCTGCGCTTCACCCCCTCGGGTGCGGCGGTCGCGAAGTTCCGTGTCGCGTCCACCCCCCGCACCTTCGACCGTCAGACGAACGAGTGGAAGGACGGCGAGAGCCTGTTCCTGACCTGCTCGGTCTGGCGTCAGGCGGCGGAGAACGTCGCCGAGTCGCTCCAGCGAGGCATGCGCGTCGTCGTGCAGGGCCGGCTGAAGCAGCGGTCCTACGAGGACCGTGAGGGTGTCAAGCGCACGGTCTTCGAGCTGGACGTCGAGGAAGTCGGCCCCAGCCTGCGCAACGCCACGGCCAAGGTCACCAAGACCAGCGGTGGTGGCGGTGGCGGACGCGGTGGCCAGGGCGGTTACGGCGGCGGTGGCGGCCAGGGTGGCGGCGGCTGGGGCGGCGGCCCCGGCGGCGGTCAGCAGGGCGGCGGCGCTCCCGCCGACGACCCGTGGGCGACCGGCGCTCCCGCCGGTGGCAGCCAGGGCGGCGGCGGTGGCTGGGGTGGAAACTCCGGCGGCAGCGGCGGCGGCTACTCGGACGAGCCCCCCTTCTAG
- a CDS encoding MATE family efflux transporter, translated as MTQAPAPPRATRRRHDREIVALAVPAFGALVAEPLFVLADSAIVGHLGTAQLAGLGIASALLTTAVSVFVFLAYATTAAVARRVGAGDLTAAIRQGMDGIWLALLLGVAVIAAVLPTAPALVELFGASDTAAPYATTYLRISVAGIPAMLVVLAATGVLRGLQDTKTPLYVAIAGFVANAALNAGLVYGAGLGIAGSAWGTVIAQCGMAAVYLAVVIRGARRHGASLQPDAAGIRASAQAGVPLLVRTLSLRAILMIATAVAARMGDADIAAHQIALSLWSLLAFALDAIAIAGQAIIGRYLGAGDAQGARDTCRRMVQWGIVVGLLLGLLVITARPAFLPLFTGDAGVKEAALPALLVVALSQPVCGIVFVLDGVLMGAGDGPYLAWAMVATLAVFTPVALMVPVLGGGLTALWGAMTLMMTVRLLTLWLRARSGRWIVTGPTR; from the coding sequence ATGACACAGGCTCCCGCGCCCCCCAGGGCCACCCGGCGCCGGCACGATCGCGAGATCGTCGCCCTGGCCGTCCCGGCCTTCGGCGCACTCGTCGCCGAGCCTCTCTTCGTCCTGGCCGACAGCGCGATCGTCGGCCACCTCGGCACCGCCCAGCTCGCCGGACTGGGCATCGCCTCCGCCCTCCTCACGACGGCCGTCAGTGTCTTCGTCTTCCTCGCCTACGCCACCACGGCCGCCGTCGCTCGCCGAGTGGGAGCCGGTGATCTCACCGCGGCCATCCGGCAGGGCATGGACGGCATCTGGCTGGCCCTGCTGCTCGGCGTCGCCGTGATCGCCGCCGTCCTGCCCACCGCCCCGGCGCTCGTGGAACTCTTCGGTGCCTCGGACACCGCCGCCCCCTACGCGACCACCTATCTGCGGATCTCCGTGGCCGGCATACCGGCCATGCTCGTCGTGCTCGCCGCGACCGGAGTACTGCGCGGACTGCAGGACACGAAGACCCCTCTGTATGTCGCGATCGCGGGCTTCGTCGCCAACGCCGCCCTGAACGCCGGTCTGGTCTACGGCGCCGGTCTCGGTATCGCGGGCTCCGCCTGGGGGACGGTCATCGCCCAGTGCGGCATGGCCGCGGTCTACCTGGCCGTGGTGATCCGGGGAGCCCGCCGCCATGGCGCCTCACTACAGCCCGACGCGGCCGGCATCAGGGCATCCGCACAGGCCGGTGTGCCCCTGCTGGTCCGTACGCTGTCCCTGCGGGCGATCCTGATGATCGCCACCGCCGTCGCGGCCCGGATGGGCGACGCCGACATCGCGGCGCACCAGATCGCGCTGTCCCTGTGGAGCCTGCTCGCCTTCGCGCTCGACGCCATCGCGATCGCCGGACAGGCCATCATCGGCAGGTACCTCGGAGCGGGCGACGCCCAGGGCGCCCGGGACACCTGCCGTCGCATGGTGCAGTGGGGCATCGTCGTCGGCCTGCTGCTCGGGCTCCTGGTCATCACGGCCCGGCCCGCCTTCCTGCCACTCTTCACCGGCGACGCCGGGGTGAAGGAGGCCGCGCTGCCCGCCCTGCTCGTGGTGGCGCTGTCCCAGCCGGTCTGCGGCATCGTCTTCGTCCTGGACGGCGTACTGATGGGCGCGGGCGACGGACCGTATCTCGCCTGGGCGATGGTGGCCACCCTCGCGGTCTTCACTCCCGTGGCGCTGATGGTTCCGGTCCTCGGGGGCGGCCTCACCGCGCTCTGGGGGGCGATGACGCTGATGATGACGGTCCGCCTGCTGACGCTGTGGCTGCGGGCTCGATCGGGCCGTTGGATCGTCACGGGCCCCACCCGCTGA